The Caretta caretta isolate rCarCar2 chromosome 10, rCarCar1.hap1, whole genome shotgun sequence genome has a window encoding:
- the NT5M gene encoding 5'(3')-deoxyribonucleotidase, mitochondrial: protein MAALSRFLHPHTRHGAPFTALGLGRAPLSGARSCSARGRHLRVLVDMDGVLADFEGGFLKKFRARYPEKPYIALEDRRGFWVSEQYGQLRPELSEKAISIWESKNFFIELDPIPGAVEAVKQMAKLENTDVFICTSPIKKYRYCAYEKYAWVEKHFGQEFLEQIVLTRDKTVISGDLLIDDRSDITGAEPNPSWEHVLFTACHNKHLQLQPPSRRLQSWAENWRAILDSKRPLHSWAI from the exons atGGCTGCACTGAGCCGCTTTCTGCACCCACACACCCGGCACGGCGCCCCCTTCACagcgctggggctgggcagggctcccCTCTCCGGAGCCAGGTCGTGCAGCGCCAGGGGCAGGCACCTGCGCGTCTTGGTGGACATGGATGGGGTGCTGGCGGACTTTGAAGGAGGATTCTTAAAGAAGTTCAGGGCCAGGTACCCAGAGAAGCCGTATATTGCCCTGGAGGATCGCAGGGGCTTCTGGGTGTCGGAGCAGTATGGCCAGCTGAGACCTGAGCTGAGT GAGAAAGCAATCAGCATATGGGAGTCAAAGAATTTCTTCATTGAGCTGGATCCAATCCCAGGGGCTGTGGAAGCCGTGAAGCAAATGGCCAAGTTGGAAAA CACTGATGTGTTCATCTGCACAAGCCCGATCAAGAAGTACCGCTACTGTGCTTATGAGAAG TACGCCTGGGTGGAGAAGCATTTTGGCCAAGAATTTCTGGAGCAGATCGTCCTAACGCGAGATAAAACTGTGATCTCTGGCGATCTGCTTATAGATGATAGATCAGATATTACAG GAGCCGAGCCGAACCCCAGCTGGGAGCACGTTCTCTTCACAGCCTGTCACAATAAGcacctgcagctgcagccccccagcaggAGGCTCCAATCGTGGGCCGAGAACTGGAGGGCGATCCTGGACAGCAAGCGGCCACTGCACAGCTGGGCCATATAA